One Pseudomonas sp. MM213 genomic window, CCATTCACGACGATGCCGTCGGCCTGGGCCAGCATTGGTTGCCAGAACATCGCGTTGGCGAGGATGAACGCCAACCCGCGCTTGGGCAGCCCACAGAACGACTCACGCGATTGCAGGGCAGCCGAAGGCTGGCGGGCCAAAAAGGCGAGTTGGCGAACGTCCATGTCGTGTATCTCAGGTAAACAGCAGAGTTAAAGAAAGAAATCCAGACGGAAGTAGATCGGTGCTTCACGTTCGCTCAGCGCTTCTGGCCGCTCAAGGGAGTGGGCGAAAGTGACGCTGGCGGCCAGGTGCTGGCCCCGGGCGAAAAGCTCCAGGGAGTTGCTCGACATCCGGCCGTGCTGCTCCGCGTTGTAGCGATCGTTACGGATCACACCGACGTCATAACCCAGGCCGGTGCCATATTCCGTGAGCAGCGGACGCAGCCAGGCCCACGTCACCGGGCGGCTCCAGCGCAGGTCGTTACGCCAGTAACCGCCGCTGTCGCCGATCAGGGTCTGGTCCTTGTAACCACGGATCGAGGACTGGCTACCGAGGCTCATGCGTTGAGGGCTGAACAGCACGTCTTCACTGCGCTGGCCGGTGATCAGGCTGCTGAACACCAGGGATTCATCCCACAGCTTGAAGGGTTGCAGGTAGCTGATTGTCGCGGTGTATTTGCGGTAGCGGGCGTCAGGTGTGAGGTTGCCGAAAGCATCGCGACGCTGGTTCTCACGCTGAGCGTCGAATGCGCCGATACCGTTCTGCATACCCAGATCGACGTTGACGAACGCACTGCCGATGCGCCGGCCATGGTTTATCCCAAACTGCGCCTCACTCAGCCGATTGCTGCTGACTGCCAGTTTGCTGTCTTCGATAAAGTTGTTCGTGCGCAGATAGGCCAGGCCGGTGTTGAGGGACGTCTTGCTCACCGAGTCGCGGTGGATCACCCGTTCCAGGCGCAGCTGATGATTCTGGCTGTCGCCGGTCTGCTTGAAGTCAAACCCGCTGGCCTGGGCCACAGAGCGGTACTCACTCTGGCTGTAGGCATAGCTGAGGTTCCACCAGCCGAACGGCAGGTTGTAATAAAGCAAGGCATTGTTCGAGGTTTTCTGATGATCGCTGATTGCGTCATGGCCGCCGCGCAGCATCAGTTGATCGGCCAATCCCAGGGGGCTGTCCCATTCAAACGAAGTACCCCACTGTTGTTCGCCGGTACTTTTCTGGCCGTCATTACTGCGCGACAACCCGACGCGCCAGGGTTTTTGCGGCGTGTTCGTGACCAGTACTTCACTGCCGCCCACCTTCTGTCCGGGGGCCAGTTCCATCTTGGCCTGGTTCGACGGCAATCGATTGATCTGGTCTAACAGCTGTTCGATTTCCCGCAAGTTGAGCAGATCACCGGTCTTGCCAGCAAAAGCCATGGCCAGCTCGCGCTCTGACAGCTGGCTGCCCTGCGCGCCTTGCATACCTTCGAGCCGCCCCTCTACGACCAGCACCTTCAAATGCCCGCCGGACAAATCCTGCTGCGGCAAGTAGGCGCGGCTGGTGACCAGGCCTTTTTCGATGTAGTGGTCGGTGATGACTTTCAGCAATTGATTGAGTTGAGCGACACCCAGGCATTGGCCCATGTAAGGCTTGAGCAAGTGCTCGCGCTGACCGGCGGAAAGGCTGTCGGCACCTTTGAGCTCAATGTTCTTGATGGGGAAGCAACGGGTATCGGCAGGCGCCGCTTGTTGCGCAGGCGTGGCTTCCTTGCCGGGCAAATCCTTGAGTTCTTCAAGACGACGACGCTGCTCGTCCAGCAAGCGATCTTGACGCTCGCGGATTAGGTCGGTTTCACCGGGTGTCGGGGCAGCAAGGGTAGTATTCAGTGGAGAAAGGCACAGCAAAGCCAGGCACAACCTCGCCACGAGGGCGGGTGGGTACATGTTCGATCCCTCGATACGGCGGGTGATGGCAAAATAGCGGCGCGATACTAAATGGCCACTATTCTGACGTCAACTTTCCTTTGTCCATATAACCATTACCCGCGCCGCGTAATGAGCAACCGACCGTTGCATGCCGAATTCAAACTGCCCTTCGCGTCGGCGCCGACACCGAAAAACAGGCACAAAAAAAGAGGCCTGAGCCTCTTTTTCGAAGATGAAATGACAAATCGCGCACAAAAAAAAGCGCCACTCATTGAGTGGCGCTTTTTTGTATTTGGAGCGGGAAACGAGACTCGAACTCGCGACCCCGACCTTGGCAAGGTCGTGCTCTACCAACTGAGCTATTCCCGCGTCTTGGTGGTGCGCATTTTATAGAATCCAGAAGCTCCGTCAACCCCTTGATTCAAAAAAGTTTTATTTATTTTTCCACATCGGTCTTCAGATGCGGCCAGGCAGCCCGCAGGTATTGAACCATGGACCACAATGTCAGGCCCGCAGAGATCATCAGCAAGGCGTAACCCACCAGGACCCAGAACGTGAAGTCCGACGGATTGGCCAGCAGGATCACCAGCGCCAACATCTGCGCGGCGGTTTTCCATTTGCCCAGGTTCGACACGGCGACGTGAGCGCGAGCGCCGAGCTCGGCCATCCACTCGCGCAGTGCCGATACCACGATCTCGCGACCAATGATCACGGCAGCCGGCAGCGTGAGCCACAAATTACCGTGTTCCTGCACCAGCAGCACCAACGCCACGGCGACCATCAGCTTGTCGGCCACCGGATCGAGGAATGCCCCGAACGGCGTACTTTGCTCCAGACGACGAGCCAGGTATCCGTCCAGCCAGTCTGTGGCGGCGGCAAACGCGAAGACCGAAGCGGACGCCAGGTAGCTCCATTGGTAAGGCAGGTAGAACAGTAAAATGAAGATCGGGATAAGCAGGACGCGTAGAACGGTAATCAGATTAGGGATATTCATCGGCACAACTGGCTACGAGGTGAGGGGGCATTCTACTCGCTGTGCAGATTTGCATAAATCAACTCTGCGAGCTTTTTA contains:
- a CDS encoding ShlB/FhaC/HecB family hemolysin secretion/activation protein, with the translated sequence MYPPALVARLCLALLCLSPLNTTLAAPTPGETDLIRERQDRLLDEQRRRLEELKDLPGKEATPAQQAAPADTRCFPIKNIELKGADSLSAGQREHLLKPYMGQCLGVAQLNQLLKVITDHYIEKGLVTSRAYLPQQDLSGGHLKVLVVEGRLEGMQGAQGSQLSERELAMAFAGKTGDLLNLREIEQLLDQINRLPSNQAKMELAPGQKVGGSEVLVTNTPQKPWRVGLSRSNDGQKSTGEQQWGTSFEWDSPLGLADQLMLRGGHDAISDHQKTSNNALLYYNLPFGWWNLSYAYSQSEYRSVAQASGFDFKQTGDSQNHQLRLERVIHRDSVSKTSLNTGLAYLRTNNFIEDSKLAVSSNRLSEAQFGINHGRRIGSAFVNVDLGMQNGIGAFDAQRENQRRDAFGNLTPDARYRKYTATISYLQPFKLWDESLVFSSLITGQRSEDVLFSPQRMSLGSQSSIRGYKDQTLIGDSGGYWRNDLRWSRPVTWAWLRPLLTEYGTGLGYDVGVIRNDRYNAEQHGRMSSNSLELFARGQHLAASVTFAHSLERPEALSEREAPIYFRLDFFL
- the pgsA gene encoding CDP-diacylglycerol--glycerol-3-phosphate 3-phosphatidyltransferase — its product is MNIPNLITVLRVLLIPIFILLFYLPYQWSYLASASVFAFAAATDWLDGYLARRLEQSTPFGAFLDPVADKLMVAVALVLLVQEHGNLWLTLPAAVIIGREIVVSALREWMAELGARAHVAVSNLGKWKTAAQMLALVILLANPSDFTFWVLVGYALLMISAGLTLWSMVQYLRAAWPHLKTDVEK